One window of the Klebsiella oxytoca genome contains the following:
- the ggt gene encoding gamma-glutamyltransferase, translating to MIKTTRWRQVVIAALLAGGSFTVAANPAPPPVSYGVEEDVFHPVRAQQGMVASVDALATKVGVDILRQGGNAVDAAVAVGYALAVTHPQAGNIGGGGFMMLRTKDGNTTAIDFREMAPEQATRDMFLDDQGNPDSKKSLASHLASGIPGTVAGFSLALEKYGTMPLNKVIRPAIKLAEEGFTVNDALADDLKTYGSEVIPGHANSRAIFWKNGEPLKKGDRLVQKQLGKSLELIAELGPDAFYKGAIADQIASEMKNNGGLITKADLANYKAVERTPVSGDYRGYQVFSMPPPSSGGVHIVQILNILENFDMHKYGFGSADAMQVMAEAEKHAYADRSEYLGDPDFVKVPWQALTSKAYAKSIAEQIDINKAKPSSQIRPGKLAPYESNQTTHFSVVDKDGNAVAVTYTLNTTFGTGIVAGDSGILLNNQMDDFSAKPGVPNVYGLVGGDANAVEAKKRPLSSMSPTIVVKDGKTWLVTGSPGGSRIITTVLQMVVNTIDFGMNVAEATNAPRFHHQWLPDELRVEKGFSPDTLKLLESKGQKVALKEAMGSTQSIMVGPDGTLYGASDPRSPDDLTAGY from the coding sequence ATGATAAAAACAACGCGCTGGCGTCAGGTCGTCATCGCTGCTTTGCTGGCGGGCGGGAGCTTTACCGTCGCGGCAAATCCAGCACCGCCTCCGGTTTCTTATGGTGTAGAGGAAGACGTTTTTCATCCGGTCCGCGCTCAGCAGGGGATGGTGGCCTCGGTAGATGCGCTGGCCACTAAGGTCGGCGTGGATATTCTGCGTCAGGGCGGCAACGCGGTGGATGCCGCCGTGGCGGTAGGCTATGCGCTGGCGGTTACCCATCCGCAGGCCGGTAATATTGGCGGCGGCGGGTTCATGATGCTGCGAACCAAAGACGGTAATACGACGGCGATTGATTTTCGAGAGATGGCACCGGAACAGGCCACCCGCGATATGTTTCTCGACGACCAGGGCAATCCGGACAGCAAGAAATCGCTGGCCTCCCATCTGGCTTCCGGCATCCCGGGCACCGTGGCCGGTTTCTCTCTTGCGCTGGAGAAATACGGCACGATGCCGCTCAATAAAGTGATTCGCCCGGCGATTAAGCTGGCGGAAGAGGGCTTCACGGTCAACGATGCGCTGGCCGACGATCTGAAAACCTACGGTAGTGAAGTGATCCCTGGCCACGCCAACAGCCGGGCCATCTTCTGGAAAAACGGCGAGCCGCTGAAAAAGGGCGATAGGCTGGTGCAAAAACAGCTGGGCAAAAGCCTGGAGCTGATTGCCGAGCTGGGGCCGGATGCCTTCTATAAAGGCGCAATTGCCGATCAGATTGCATCAGAGATGAAGAATAACGGCGGGCTTATCACCAAAGCGGATCTGGCAAATTACAAAGCGGTCGAGCGCACGCCGGTTAGCGGTGATTATCGCGGCTACCAGGTGTTCTCCATGCCGCCGCCTTCATCCGGGGGCGTTCATATCGTGCAGATCCTCAATATCCTGGAAAACTTCGATATGCATAAGTACGGCTTCGGCAGCGCCGACGCCATGCAGGTGATGGCGGAAGCGGAAAAGCACGCCTATGCCGACCGCTCGGAATACCTTGGCGATCCGGACTTCGTCAAAGTGCCGTGGCAGGCGCTGACCAGCAAAGCGTACGCCAAATCGATTGCCGAACAGATAGACATCAATAAAGCCAAACCGTCGAGCCAGATTCGCCCCGGCAAACTGGCGCCGTATGAAAGCAACCAGACCACGCATTTTTCGGTGGTGGATAAGGACGGTAACGCCGTTGCGGTGACCTATACGCTGAATACCACCTTTGGTACCGGCATCGTGGCGGGAGACTCCGGGATTTTGTTGAACAATCAGATGGATGACTTCTCCGCTAAGCCCGGTGTGCCGAACGTCTACGGGCTGGTAGGCGGCGACGCCAACGCCGTTGAGGCGAAGAAGCGCCCCCTGTCGTCGATGTCGCCGACCATTGTGGTGAAAGATGGTAAAACCTGGCTGGTGACCGGTAGTCCAGGCGGCAGCCGTATCATTACTACCGTCCTGCAAATGGTGGTGAATACTATCGACTTCGGTATGAACGTTGCGGAAGCTACCAACGCCCCGCGCTTCCATCATCAATGGCTGCCGGACGAACTGCGGGTAGAAAAGGGCTTTAGCCCGGACACGCTGAAGCTGCTGGAGAGTAAAGGGCAGAAAGTGGCGCTGAAAGAGGCGATGGGCAGTACCCAGAGCATTATGGTTGGCCCGGACGGCACGCTGTACGGCGCATCCGATCCGCGTTCGCCGGATGATCTCACGGCAGGATATTAG
- a CDS encoding DUF2756 family protein, whose amino-acid sequence MKAMLFLAALLPLSALAQPINIDNNPNQPGYVVPSQQRMQNQMQTQQMQQQNNLKQGIQSQSRTQQQRLQTQLNNDRQRVQQNNNLNRQQPLPNNNGGMLQRQTTP is encoded by the coding sequence ATGAAAGCTATGCTATTTCTGGCGGCGCTGCTGCCGCTAAGCGCTCTGGCGCAGCCGATCAATATCGACAATAACCCTAATCAGCCGGGGTACGTGGTGCCCAGCCAGCAGCGGATGCAAAACCAGATGCAGACCCAGCAAATGCAGCAGCAAAATAACCTGAAGCAGGGTATTCAAAGCCAGTCGCGCACCCAGCAGCAGCGTCTGCAGACGCAGTTGAATAACGATCGGCAGCGAGTACAGCAGAATAACAACCTGAACCGCCAGCAGCCCCTCCCCAACAACAACGGTGGGATGCTACAGCGACAGACGACCCCGTAA
- the ugpQ gene encoding glycerophosphodiester phosphodiesterase has product MSHWPYPHIVAHRGGGKLAPENTLAAIDTGARYGHTMIEFDAKLSKDGHIFLLHDDNLERTSNGWGVAGELAWNDLLKVDAGSWYSGEFKGEPLPLLSEVAERCRQHGMMANIEIKPTTGTGPLTGKVVALAARELWQGMTPPLLSSFEIDALEAAQEAVPELPRGLLLDEWRDDWRELTARLGCVSIHLNHKLLDEARVASLKAAGLHILVYTVNKPQRAAELLRWGVDSICTDAIDVIGPGFPA; this is encoded by the coding sequence ATGAGCCACTGGCCTTATCCCCATATCGTCGCCCACCGCGGCGGCGGTAAGCTGGCCCCGGAAAACACCCTGGCGGCCATCGATACCGGCGCTCGTTACGGTCATACGATGATTGAGTTTGACGCTAAGTTATCGAAAGACGGGCATATTTTTTTACTGCACGATGACAATCTCGAACGCACCAGCAACGGCTGGGGCGTGGCGGGCGAGCTGGCGTGGAACGATCTGCTCAAAGTGGATGCCGGCAGCTGGTACAGCGGCGAGTTTAAAGGCGAGCCGCTGCCGCTGCTGAGCGAGGTGGCCGAACGCTGCCGCCAGCACGGCATGATGGCCAACATCGAAATTAAACCGACTACCGGTACCGGTCCGCTGACCGGTAAAGTTGTGGCGCTGGCGGCCCGCGAGCTGTGGCAAGGAATGACCCCGCCGCTGCTGTCATCGTTTGAAATCGATGCTCTGGAAGCTGCGCAGGAAGCCGTGCCCGAACTACCGCGCGGGCTGTTGCTTGATGAGTGGCGGGACGACTGGCGCGAGCTTACCGCGCGCCTCGGCTGCGTTTCGATTCATCTCAACCATAAGCTGCTGGATGAAGCGCGCGTCGCGAGCCTGAAGGCCGCAGGCCTGCATATTCTTGTCTATACCGTCAATAAACCCCAGCGTGCCGCCGAACTGCTGCGCTGGGGGGTCGACAGCATCTGCACCGATGCGATTGACGTTATCGGCCCCGGCTTCCCGGCATAA
- a CDS encoding sn-glycerol-3-phosphate import ATP-binding protein UgpC has translation MAGLKLQAVTKSWDGKTQVIQPLTLDVADGEFIVMVGPSGCGKSTLLRMVAGLERVTSGDIWIDRKRVTEMEPKDRGIAMVFQNYALYPHMSVEENMAWGLKIRGLGKGLIAERVQEAARILELDGLLKRRPRELSGGQRQRVAMGRAIVRDPAVFLFDEPLSNLDAKLRVQMRLELQLLHRRLKTTSLYVTHDQVEAMTLAQRVMVMNKGIAEQIGTPVEVYEKPASRFVASFIGSPAMNLLEGRVSDDGSRFELEGGMLLPVNSEHRRFAGRKMTLGIRPEHFALSSGAEGGVPLVMDTLEILGADNLAHGCWGEQKLVVRLPHQQRPRSGSTLWLHLPQESLHFFDSETGQRA, from the coding sequence ATGGCAGGACTGAAGCTACAGGCAGTAACCAAAAGTTGGGATGGTAAAACCCAGGTGATCCAACCGCTGACGCTGGACGTCGCGGACGGTGAATTTATCGTCATGGTTGGCCCTTCGGGCTGTGGAAAGTCAACCCTGCTGCGTATGGTGGCGGGTCTGGAGCGGGTCACCAGCGGCGATATCTGGATTGACCGCAAGCGCGTCACCGAAATGGAACCGAAAGATCGCGGCATTGCGATGGTGTTCCAGAACTACGCTCTCTACCCGCATATGAGCGTGGAAGAGAATATGGCGTGGGGCCTGAAAATTCGCGGTTTAGGTAAAGGATTAATTGCTGAGCGCGTCCAGGAAGCGGCGCGTATTCTGGAGCTGGATGGCCTGCTGAAGCGCCGTCCGCGTGAGCTCTCCGGCGGCCAGCGCCAGCGGGTAGCGATGGGACGCGCTATCGTGCGCGACCCGGCGGTATTCCTGTTTGACGAACCGCTCTCCAACCTTGATGCCAAACTGCGCGTGCAGATGCGTCTTGAGCTGCAGCTGCTGCACCGGCGGCTGAAAACCACCTCGCTGTACGTGACCCACGATCAGGTGGAGGCGATGACTCTCGCCCAGCGGGTAATGGTGATGAATAAAGGCATTGCCGAGCAGATCGGTACACCGGTCGAAGTCTATGAAAAACCGGCCAGCCGCTTTGTGGCGAGCTTTATCGGCAGCCCGGCAATGAACCTGCTGGAAGGTCGGGTCAGCGACGACGGAAGCCGCTTCGAGCTTGAGGGCGGAATGCTTTTACCTGTCAACAGCGAGCATCGCCGCTTCGCCGGGCGTAAGATGACGCTGGGTATCCGCCCGGAACATTTTGCATTAAGCTCCGGGGCGGAAGGTGGCGTACCGCTGGTGATGGATACGCTGGAAATTTTAGGTGCCGATAACCTCGCCCACGGGTGCTGGGGTGAGCAGAAGCTGGTGGTCCGGCTGCCGCACCAGCAGCGTCCGCGCTCGGGCAGCACCCTGTGGCTGCATCTGCCGCAGGAAAGTCTGCACTTTTTTGATAGTGAAACAGGACAACGCGCATGA
- the ugpE gene encoding sn-glycerol-3-phosphate ABC transporter permease UgpE, producing the protein MIENRRGLTIFSHTMLILGIAVILFPLYVAFVAATLDSKAVFDTPMTLIPGGHLLENMKFIWVNGVGANSAPFWLMMLNSFIMAFGITVGKITVSMLSAFAIVWFRFPLRNLFFWMIFITLMLPVEVRIFPTVEVIANLKMLDSYAGLTLPLMASATATFLFRQFFMTLPDELIEAARIDGASPMRFFRDIVLPLSKTNLAALFVITFIYGWNQYLWPLLIITDVNLGTAVAGIKGMIAIGQGTTQWNQVMAAMLLTLIPPVVIVLAMQRAFVRGLVDSEK; encoded by the coding sequence ATGATTGAGAACCGTCGCGGGCTGACGATTTTCAGCCACACTATGCTGATTTTAGGCATCGCGGTCATTCTATTCCCGCTGTATGTCGCCTTTGTTGCGGCAACGCTGGACAGTAAAGCGGTCTTCGACACGCCAATGACGCTGATACCTGGCGGGCATCTGCTCGAAAACATGAAATTCATCTGGGTGAACGGCGTAGGGGCCAACAGCGCGCCGTTCTGGCTGATGATGCTCAACAGTTTCATCATGGCCTTTGGCATCACGGTGGGCAAAATTACGGTATCGATGCTCTCCGCTTTCGCCATCGTCTGGTTTCGCTTTCCGCTGCGCAACCTGTTCTTCTGGATGATCTTTATCACCCTGATGCTGCCGGTTGAAGTGCGTATTTTCCCGACCGTGGAAGTGATTGCCAATCTGAAGATGCTCGACAGCTATGCCGGACTCACGCTGCCGCTGATGGCCTCGGCGACCGCCACCTTCCTGTTCCGACAGTTCTTTATGACCCTGCCGGACGAACTGATTGAAGCCGCGCGCATTGACGGCGCCTCGCCGATGCGTTTCTTCCGTGACATCGTGCTGCCGCTGTCGAAAACCAACCTGGCGGCGCTATTCGTGATCACCTTTATTTACGGCTGGAACCAGTATCTGTGGCCGTTGCTGATTATTACCGACGTTAATCTCGGCACGGCGGTTGCGGGCATCAAAGGGATGATCGCCATCGGCCAGGGAACCACGCAGTGGAATCAGGTGATGGCGGCGATGCTGCTCACGCTGATTCCTCCGGTTGTTATCGTTTTAGCCATGCAGCGCGCGTTTGTGCGTGGTTTAGTGGATAGTGAGAAATAA
- the ugpA gene encoding sn-glycerol-3-phosphate ABC transporter permease UgpA, producing MSSSRPVFRSRWLPYVLVAPQLVITVIFFIWPAGEALWYSLQSVDPFGLSSQFVGLDNFLALFHDPYYLDSFWTTIKFSTLVTVSGLLISLFFAALVDYVVRGSRFYQTLMLLPYAVAPAVAAVLWIFLFNPGRGLITHLLGEMGYDWNHAQNSGQAMFLVVFASVWKQISYNFLFFFAALQSIPRSLVEAAAIDGAGPILRFFRLALPLIAPVSFFLLVVNLVYAFFDTFPVIDAATGGGPVQATTTLIYKIYREGFAGLDLSASAAQSVVLMFLVIILTVVQFRYVERKVRYQ from the coding sequence ATGTCATCATCCCGTCCGGTGTTCCGCTCGCGTTGGCTGCCCTATGTGCTGGTCGCGCCGCAGCTGGTTATCACCGTTATTTTCTTTATCTGGCCTGCGGGCGAAGCGCTGTGGTATTCGCTACAGAGCGTTGACCCTTTTGGGCTCTCCAGCCAGTTTGTCGGTCTGGACAACTTTTTAGCCCTGTTCCACGACCCGTACTATCTGGATTCCTTCTGGACCACCATTAAGTTCAGTACCCTGGTCACCGTCAGCGGCCTGCTGATCTCGCTGTTTTTCGCCGCGCTGGTGGATTACGTGGTGCGCGGCAGCCGCTTCTATCAGACGCTGATGCTGCTGCCCTATGCCGTTGCGCCCGCGGTAGCCGCGGTGCTGTGGATCTTTTTATTCAATCCGGGACGCGGGCTGATTACCCACCTCCTCGGCGAGATGGGCTATGACTGGAACCATGCGCAGAACAGCGGCCAGGCGATGTTTCTTGTCGTCTTCGCCTCGGTCTGGAAGCAGATTAGTTACAACTTCTTATTCTTTTTTGCCGCACTGCAGTCTATTCCGCGCTCGCTGGTTGAAGCCGCCGCCATTGACGGCGCCGGGCCGATTCTCCGCTTCTTCAGGCTGGCGCTGCCGCTGATCGCTCCGGTGAGTTTCTTCCTGCTGGTCGTCAACCTGGTATACGCCTTTTTTGATACTTTCCCGGTTATCGATGCCGCAACCGGCGGCGGGCCGGTACAGGCAACGACGACGCTGATTTATAAAATCTACCGTGAGGGTTTTGCCGGGCTCGACCTGTCCGCTTCCGCTGCCCAGTCGGTGGTGCTGATGTTCCTCGTCATTATTCTGACGGTGGTGCAGTTCCGCTATGTTGAGAGAAAGGTGCGCTACCAATGA
- the ugpB gene encoding sn-glycerol-3-phosphate ABC transporter substrate-binding protein UgpB produces the protein MRSLRHTALGLALSLAFAGQALAVTTIPFWHSMEGELGKEVDSLAQRFNAANPDYKIVPVYKGNYEQSLSAGIAAFRTGNAPAILQVYEVGTATMMASKAIKPVYQVFSDAGIKFDETQFVPTVSGYYTDSKTGHLLSQPFNSSTPVLYYNKDAFKKAGLDPEQPPKTWQDLAAYTAKLKAAGMKCGYASGWQGWIQIENFSAWHGLPVASKNNGFDGTDAVLEFNKPEQVKHIALLEELNKKGDFSYFGRKDESTEKFYNGDCAITTASSGSLADIRQYAKFNYGVGMMPYDADVKGAPQNAIIGGASLWVMQGKDKETYTGVAKFLDFLTKPENAAEWHQKTGYLPITTAAYNLTREQGFYDKNPGADIATRQMLNKPPLPFTKGLRLGNMPQIRTIVDEELESVWTGKKTPQQALDAAVERGNQLLRRFEQSTKS, from the coding sequence ATGAGATCGTTACGACATACAGCTTTAGGACTGGCGCTCAGCCTGGCATTTGCCGGACAGGCCCTGGCGGTAACCACGATTCCGTTCTGGCACTCAATGGAAGGGGAGCTGGGAAAAGAAGTTGATTCCCTGGCGCAACGTTTCAACGCAGCCAACCCGGACTATAAAATTGTTCCGGTATACAAGGGTAACTATGAGCAGAGTCTGAGCGCAGGTATTGCCGCCTTCCGTACCGGCAACGCGCCGGCGATTCTGCAGGTGTATGAAGTCGGCACCGCGACGATGATGGCCTCGAAGGCGATTAAGCCGGTTTATCAGGTGTTCAGCGATGCGGGCATTAAGTTTGATGAAACGCAGTTCGTGCCTACCGTCTCTGGTTATTACACCGACTCGAAAACCGGTCATCTGCTCTCCCAGCCGTTTAACAGCTCCACGCCGGTACTGTACTACAACAAAGATGCCTTCAAAAAAGCCGGTTTAGACCCGGAGCAGCCACCAAAAACCTGGCAGGATCTGGCGGCGTATACCGCGAAGCTGAAAGCAGCCGGGATGAAGTGCGGCTACGCCAGCGGCTGGCAGGGCTGGATTCAGATTGAAAACTTCAGCGCTTGGCACGGCCTGCCGGTGGCAAGCAAAAACAACGGCTTCGACGGTACCGATGCGGTACTGGAGTTCAACAAGCCGGAACAGGTCAAGCATATCGCCCTGCTCGAAGAGCTGAACAAGAAGGGCGACTTCAGCTACTTCGGGCGTAAAGACGAATCCACCGAGAAGTTCTATAACGGCGACTGCGCCATCACCACCGCTTCCTCCGGCTCGCTGGCGGATATCCGTCAGTACGCGAAGTTCAACTACGGCGTCGGTATGATGCCTTACGACGCCGACGTGAAGGGCGCGCCGCAGAACGCCATTATCGGCGGGGCCAGCCTGTGGGTGATGCAGGGTAAAGATAAAGAAACCTATACCGGCGTCGCCAAATTCCTCGATTTCCTGACCAAACCGGAAAACGCTGCCGAATGGCACCAGAAAACCGGCTACCTGCCGATTACCACCGCCGCCTACAACCTGACCCGCGAACAGGGCTTCTATGATAAGAACCCGGGCGCGGATATCGCTACGCGTCAGATGCTGAACAAGCCGCCGCTACCGTTCACTAAAGGCCTGCGTCTGGGCAATATGCCGCAAATCCGCACCATCGTGGATGAGGAGCTGGAAAGCGTCTGGACCGGTAAGAAAACGCCTCAGCAGGCGCTGGATGCCGCCGTTGAGCGCGGTAATCAGCTGCTGCGCCGTTTTGAGCAGTCGACGAAGTCGTAA
- a CDS encoding IclR family transcriptional regulator — MKTLHKPTERVLLILETLANADGMTLSELSLKTDISKGTIFPILKSLQYRKYISHDDRKGIYTLGISCAVLASSTVEKEFWLKMINGEMHTVVNECNEVCQLGILDDAWVLYVDKVQGDQTVQLVSKVGTRLPAICSALGKALLHKHRDEEIVELYPQGFPSVTARSVTNMAQLRPQLDFVAANGYAMDDREINDDTICFAVPLQQKGIILAAISVSLPSFRASDEKTRQVIHALKEAKGRIESVLNKLPDIKNY, encoded by the coding sequence ATGAAGACGCTTCATAAACCTACCGAGCGCGTTTTACTGATTCTGGAAACATTAGCCAACGCGGATGGAATGACGCTCTCCGAGCTGTCGCTCAAAACCGATATTTCAAAGGGAACCATTTTCCCAATTCTCAAATCGCTTCAGTACCGGAAATATATTAGTCACGACGATCGCAAGGGTATTTACACGCTGGGGATCTCATGCGCGGTTCTGGCAAGCTCAACGGTTGAAAAAGAGTTCTGGCTTAAAATGATCAACGGTGAAATGCACACGGTGGTCAATGAATGCAATGAGGTTTGCCAGCTCGGCATTCTGGATGATGCCTGGGTTCTTTACGTCGATAAAGTTCAGGGCGACCAAACCGTACAACTGGTCTCTAAGGTAGGGACTCGCCTTCCGGCCATCTGTTCCGCGTTGGGCAAAGCGCTGCTGCATAAGCACCGCGACGAAGAAATTGTGGAACTTTATCCGCAGGGTTTTCCTTCCGTTACCGCTCGCAGCGTAACGAATATGGCTCAGCTCCGTCCGCAGCTGGATTTTGTTGCCGCCAACGGTTATGCCATGGACGATCGGGAAATCAACGATGATACCATCTGTTTCGCCGTCCCCCTGCAGCAGAAAGGCATTATTCTGGCGGCGATCAGCGTCTCATTGCCCTCTTTCCGCGCCAGCGATGAAAAAACGCGGCAGGTTATTCACGCGCTAAAAGAGGCCAAGGGTCGTATCGAAAGCGTGCTGAATAAGCTTCCTGATATTAAAAATTACTGA
- a CDS encoding dihydrodipicolinate synthase family protein has protein sequence MQSRYITPAITVFDEQGRLDPDGNFRLYDFIKNNVSGFVVMGSTGEFFSLDMKTSRQIIQMAAEFPREGIKAYAGTSRMDIDECVELANYADECGLDGVMIISPWYFRLTDEGVYTFYSQIARRTAAKIFIYNFPERTGYSVSPAVCLRLAREFPNIVGLKDTIPDTNHTSQVIRQVKSELPYFEVYAGYDNNFAHNVLSGGDGCIGGLSNICPEVFRDWMQAFNDNDLNQISLLQKKVDDLMDIYAVNDPFIPTFKKALQLRGIIQSDRCTPPFSTLATCQTESIQRILSRAGIEINA, from the coding sequence ATGCAAAGTCGTTACATCACCCCCGCAATAACGGTTTTTGATGAACAGGGCAGGCTGGATCCTGATGGAAATTTTCGCTTGTACGATTTCATAAAAAATAACGTATCGGGATTTGTCGTCATGGGCAGTACCGGTGAGTTTTTCTCGCTGGATATGAAAACATCCCGTCAGATAATTCAAATGGCGGCAGAATTCCCGCGCGAGGGAATAAAGGCCTATGCGGGTACCAGCCGCATGGATATTGACGAATGCGTAGAGCTGGCAAACTACGCAGATGAGTGCGGACTGGATGGCGTCATGATTATCAGCCCGTGGTACTTCCGCCTGACGGATGAAGGCGTTTATACATTTTATAGCCAGATTGCCCGCCGCACTGCCGCCAAAATATTTATCTATAACTTTCCGGAGCGCACCGGCTACTCCGTCTCGCCAGCAGTTTGTTTACGGCTCGCCAGAGAGTTCCCGAATATTGTCGGTCTTAAAGATACCATACCGGACACCAATCATACGTCGCAGGTAATTCGCCAGGTAAAATCTGAACTACCGTATTTTGAAGTCTATGCCGGTTATGACAATAACTTTGCGCACAACGTCTTATCTGGAGGAGATGGATGTATAGGCGGATTATCAAATATCTGCCCTGAAGTCTTCCGCGACTGGATGCAGGCATTTAACGATAACGATCTGAACCAGATTTCGCTTTTGCAGAAAAAAGTGGATGATTTAATGGATATTTACGCGGTTAACGATCCATTCATTCCAACCTTTAAAAAAGCATTACAGCTACGCGGTATTATTCAGTCCGACCGCTGCACGCCGCCTTTTAGCACACTCGCAACCTGCCAGACCGAAAGTATTCAACGAATACTTTCCCGCGCTGGTATTGAAATTAATGCCTGA
- a CDS encoding MFS transporter — MKTITAYDNPVLNSAITKSWKRLVPLMFILYFIAFIDRVNVGFAKEAMQVDIGLSNSAFALGAGIFFAAYALFGIPANLILNKIGAQKWLSITTALWGLLSALTGLVQTETQFIVLRFLLGLGEAGFYPGILLLASIYFPNKVRASVVGIFVLGVPLALTLGSPISGALLEMHGFLGKPGWFWMFFIEGIPAVIMGIFAWFWLDDTPAKARFLTDEEKKALIAQLQQEQQQTETSSVGTALKSLKVWHLALIYGTIQISVYGLMFFLPSQVASLMGSTLGFKESLVAAIPWACSAVGVYYIPRLADKMPARRILISVFCMLAAALGLFVSAWSGPVLAIAALSLSAIGFLSVQPIFWTFPAQIVSGSALAASIGFCTTMGAFCSFLAPLIRVEVDAFFGNDSAGLVALSLITVCCALLIAALAGRKATNGVAITHH; from the coding sequence ATGAAAACAATCACTGCTTATGATAACCCGGTCCTTAATTCCGCGATTACAAAATCGTGGAAACGCCTGGTTCCTCTAATGTTTATTCTGTACTTCATCGCCTTTATCGACAGGGTGAACGTGGGATTTGCCAAAGAAGCGATGCAGGTGGACATTGGGCTCTCCAATTCCGCCTTTGCGCTCGGGGCGGGGATCTTTTTTGCCGCCTACGCGCTATTTGGTATTCCCGCGAACCTGATCCTCAATAAAATTGGCGCGCAGAAATGGTTAAGCATTACTACCGCACTGTGGGGCCTACTCTCCGCCCTCACCGGGTTAGTACAAACGGAGACCCAGTTTATCGTTCTGCGTTTTTTACTGGGATTAGGCGAAGCCGGTTTTTATCCCGGTATTCTGCTGCTGGCTTCAATCTACTTTCCTAATAAAGTGCGCGCCTCCGTGGTCGGTATCTTCGTCCTCGGCGTGCCGCTGGCGCTGACCTTAGGCTCGCCCATCTCCGGCGCGCTTCTGGAAATGCACGGCTTCCTCGGTAAACCCGGCTGGTTCTGGATGTTCTTTATCGAAGGCATCCCGGCGGTCATCATGGGAATCTTTGCCTGGTTCTGGCTTGATGATACGCCAGCTAAAGCGCGCTTTCTCACCGATGAAGAGAAAAAAGCGCTGATTGCCCAGCTTCAGCAGGAGCAGCAGCAGACGGAAACCAGCAGCGTAGGTACCGCTCTGAAAAGCCTTAAGGTCTGGCACCTGGCGCTGATCTACGGCACCATCCAGATCAGCGTTTACGGGCTGATGTTCTTCCTGCCTTCGCAAGTCGCCTCGCTAATGGGTTCCACGCTCGGTTTTAAAGAGTCGCTGGTCGCCGCTATCCCCTGGGCCTGCTCCGCCGTTGGGGTCTATTACATCCCGCGTCTGGCGGACAAAATGCCAGCCCGGCGGATTCTTATCTCGGTATTCTGTATGCTGGCTGCAGCGCTGGGCCTGTTTGTTTCTGCCTGGTCCGGCCCGGTACTGGCGATTGCCGCCCTCTCGCTATCGGCCATCGGTTTCCTCTCCGTGCAACCTATTTTCTGGACCTTCCCGGCGCAAATCGTGTCAGGGTCAGCGCTGGCTGCCAGTATCGGCTTTTGCACCACCATGGGCGCGTTCTGTAGCTTTCTGGCCCCGCTCATTCGCGTCGAGGTCGATGCCTTCTTCGGCAACGATTCGGCTGGTCTGGTCGCCCTGTCGCTCATCACCGTCTGCTGCGCGCTGCTTATTGCCGCCCTCGCCGGCAGAAAAGCGACAAACGGCGTCGCGATCACTCATCACTAA